A portion of the Parambassis ranga chromosome 22, fParRan2.1, whole genome shotgun sequence genome contains these proteins:
- the fbxo30a gene encoding F-box only protein 30a: METTLHPHCLKCIKRRCMVRPENGVSCDLIGCPLVCGAVFHSCKLEEHRLLCPYERLPCLNSGFGCPFTVARIKMAQHLETCPASIVCCTMEWNRWPVSYADHKSYENLSKDFDEVEQLDMALALQDQRMLLESLKVTTTVSKNGDKDEGDKMATASGLPEKEIGNGSVEMEQEPYNELYRASVETSRSLAAALDILTNSKDIDVIVSNVNGEKTATNGDNGDSHSVYVAEGGKNVDMQESDSDSECELGAVGGVDCAVGTHGEDGINWVEENDFFELLFEEKDQEEESMEEPINDSNLSWPAMPQNYLPVVALEPPVPQQAPPAPPIPFLLPDEVRNNFLQHLPSELRYRCLERKLQNVEVLRGISMFTFNGRRALLSDPYLIRAKMEDKAVDTSDLEVADDPMGLHGIDVITAALLFCLGDSPGGRGISDSRFVDGYHIDFGTQTFSFPSAILATSTMVGDIASASACDHASPQLSNPSPFHTLRLDLVLECVARYQTKQRSMFTFVCGQLFRRDEFSSHFKNVHGDIHAGLNGWMEQRCPLAYYGCTYSQRRFCPSVQGFRIIHDRHLGSFGVQPGLPLKTGDSNQRKSRHVASQSDQFSSLPFEVLQHVASFLDSFSLCQLSRVSRTMRDVCASLLQMRGMVVLLWEKKRRADGSPSWQITDKVWRFSTAFGTVNEWKFANIASMADHLKSCKFNTIARREEAIPLPCMCFTRELTKEGRCLRSVLKPVA; this comes from the exons ATGGAGACCACACTCCACCCTCATTGCCTTAAATGCATCAAAAGAAGGTGCATGGTTAGACCAGAGAACGGGGTCTCCTGTGACCTTATTGGCTGCCCTCTTGTTTGTGGGGCAGTTTTTCACTCATGCAAACTAGAGGAACATCGGCTGCTGTGTCCATATGAGCGACTGCCTTGCCTAAACAGCGGCTTTGGCTGCCCATTTACTGTTGCGAGGATCAAGATGGCACAACACCTTGAGACGTGCCCTGCAAGTATAGTATGCTGTACTATGGAGTGGAACCGCTGGCCTGTTAGCTATGCTGATCATAAGTCCTATGAAAACTTGAGCAAAGACTTTGATGAGGTGGAGCAGCTGGACATGGCTTTGGCTCTGCAGGATCAGAGGATGTTGTTGGAGTCCCTTAAGGTCACAACCACGGTGTCAAAGAATGGAGATAAAGATGAAGGTGACAAGATGGCCACAGCGTCAGGTTTACCAGAGAAAGAGATAGGGAACGGATCAGTGGAGATGGAGCAAGAGCCCTATAATGAGCTATATAGGGCTTCAGTGGAGACGAGCAGAAGTTTAGCTGCTGCCTTGGACATCCTGACAAATTCCAAGGACATTGATGTAATAGTTTCAAATGTAAATGGTGAAAAGACTGCTACAAATGGAGACAATGGTGATAGCCATAGTGTTTATGTTGCAGAGGGAGGGAAGAATGTGGACATGCAGGAGAGTGACTCTGACTCAGAGTGTGAGCTCGGAGCAGTAGGTGGAGTGGACTGTGCCGTAGGAACACATGGTGAAGATGGTATTAACTGGGTGGAAGAAAATGACTTCTTTGAGCTGCTTTTTGAAGAGAAGGATCAAGAAGAAGAATCAATGGAGGAACCGATAAATGATTCCAACCTCTCCTGGCCAGCGATGCCTCAGAATTACTTGCCCGTTGTAGCACTGGAGCCCCCTGTGCCTCAACAAGCACCACCTGCACCTCCAATACCATTCCTGCTGCCTGATGAGGTTAGAAATAATTTCTTGCAACACTTACCCTCTGAACTCAGGTATAGGTGTTTGGAGCGGAAACTACAGAATGTAGAAGTGCTTAGAGGAATAagtatgtttacatttaatgGACGTCGGGCCCTACTGTCAGACCCTTACTTGATTCGAGCAAAGATGGAAGACAAGGCGGTCGACACGTCTGACCTGGAGGTGGCAGACGACCCCATGGGCCTCCACGGCATTGATGTCATCACTGCAGCTTTGCTCTTTTGCCTCGGTGATTCTCCAGGAGGAAGGGGAATCTCGGACAGCAGGTTTGTTGATGGATATCACATTGACTTTGGTACGCAGACATTCTCCTTCCCTTCAGCCATACTCGCAACCAGCACCATGGTGGGTGATATTGCCTCAGCCTCGGCCTGCGATCACGCCAGCCCTCAGCTTTCCAACCCCAGCCCCTTCCATACTCTTCGGTTGGACCTAGTGCTGGAATGTGTGGCCCGATACCAAACCAAGCAGCGCTCCATGTTCACGTTTGTGTGTGGGCAGCTGTTCCGACGGGACGAGTTCTCGTCtcatttcaaaaatgttcatGGTGACATCCACGCTGGActcaatggatggatggagcagCGCTGCCCGTTAGCCTACTATGGCTGCACCTATTCCCAAAGACGATTCTGCCCGTCTGTACAGGGCTTCCGAATCATCCACGACCGGCATCTCGGTTCCTTTGGGGTGCAGCCTGGTTTGCCTTTGAAAACTGGGGACAGCAATCAGAGAAAGTCTCGCCACGTTGCCTCTCAGAGCGATCAGTTCAGCAGTCTTCCCTTTGAGGTGTTACAACATGTAGCAAGTTTCCTGGACAGTTTTAGCTTGTGCCAGCTGTCCAGAGTGTCCCGCACCATGAGGGACGTGTGCGCCAGCCTGCTGCAGATGCGCGGAATGGTCGTTCTGCTGTGGGAGAAGAAACGGCGTGCCGACGGGTCGCCTTCGTGGCAAATCACAGACAAG gtTTGGCGTTTCAGCACAGCCTTTGGTACAGTGAATGAGTGGAAATTTGCAAACATCGCAAGTATGGCCGACCACCTCAAGAGCTGCAAGTTCAACACAATTGCCCGTCGGGAGGAGGCAATCCCTCTGCCATGCATGTGCTTCACCAGAGAGCTCACAAAAGAGGGGAGGTGTTTACGTTCAGTCCTCAAACCGGTTGCATAG
- the stx11a gene encoding syntaxin-11a, which yields MRDRLNELQTFASKPAEERPEEDHYQNEEDLEQHAIIFEGEDIMDGIYREGQAMRKEMVLLKLDVKRLGKQNTRFLTSVRRFSSIKRDSNALGKDIKARGEAIYARLEKLGTLSKNKEKEYGPTSAVARMVRSQYVSLTNSFHEAMSEYNEAEMVQRENCKSRIQRQAEIMGKEVTREQIDEMIETGKWNVFSDNLLLEGRTARSALNEIENRHKELLELEGRIRDIQELFSQMAMLVEEQGCMLDNIEANVCATQDYVVKATIQMGKAVKYKKDNPCKKLFCCCFPCCK from the coding sequence ATGAGGGACCGACTGAATGAGCTGCAGACCTTCGCCTCCAAACCTGCAGAGGAGAGGCCTGAGGAGGACCACTACCAGAATGAGGAGGATCTGGAGCAGCATGCCATCATTTTTGAGGGTGAAGACATCATGGATGGCATCTACAGGGAAGGCCAAGCGATGAGGAAGGAAATGGTGCTGCTCAAACTGGACGTGAAGCGTCTGGGGAAGCAGAACACCAGGTTCCTGACGTCTGTCAGGAGGTTTAGCAGCATCAAGCGGGACTCCAACGCACTAGGAAAGGACATCAAGGCCAGGGGGGAGGCCATTTACGCTCGGTTGGAGAAGCTGGGGACGCTAAGCaagaacaaggagaaggagTACGGGCCCACATCAGCCGTGGCTCGCATGGTGCGCTCACAGTACGTGTCCCTGACCAACTCCTTCCATGAGGCCATGTCAGAGTACAACGAGGCCGAGATGGTCCAGAGAGAGAACTGCAAGAGCCGCATCCAGAGGCAGGCGGAGATCATGGGCAAGGAGGTGACCAGGGAGCAGATAGACGAGATGATCGAGACGGGCAAGTGGAACGTCTTCTCGGATAACCTCCTGCTGGAGGGGAGGACTGCCAGGTCTGCTCTCAACGAGATCGAGAACCGCCacaaggagctgctggagctaGAGGGTCGCATCAGGGACATTCAGGAGCTGTTCTCCCAGATGGCGAtgctggtggaggagcaggGCTGCATGCTGGACAACATAGAGGCAAACGTATGCGCAACTCAGGACTATGTTGTCAAGGCGACCATACAGATGGGGAAGGCTGTGAAGTACAAGAAGGACAATCCATGCAAGAAGCTGTTTTGTTGCTGCTTCCCTTGTTGTAAATAA
- the LOC114427647 gene encoding syntaxin-11-like, translating to MRDRLSHLNQVQTVSEGSSSVELDDLSEHAAAPAADPDQDLDGVLQEAQQIRLEIQQIQSDIGELKEVNYQTLNMTSFPTVTKRDSNAIGADVKRRGEAVLRRLHRMNELRDELEARRGSADPTARIARTQYHCLSSALQEVMFSYNDTEMSHREACKRQIQRHMEVVGREVSEQELEEIMEGEELCVFSVQLEGKTARSALMQIENRQKELQELEKRIQGIQELFLDVAVLIEEQGAEVQNIQKNVQNTEVIVQDGVAKLERATQSDRNNPFKKMFCGCFPCYYS from the coding sequence ATGAGAGACAGACTGAGCCACCTGAATCAGGTGCAGACTGTCTCTGAAGGTTCCAGCTCAGTGGAGCTGGACGACCTGTCAGAGCATGctgcagccccagcagcagATCCAGATCAGGACCTGGATGGAGTCCTACAGGAGGCCCAACAGATTCGTCTGGAAATCCAGCAGATCCAGAGCGACATCGGCGAGCTGAAGGAAGTTAACTATCAGACGCTGAACATGACCTCATTCCCCACTGTAACAAAGCGGGACTCCAACGCCATCGGGGCAGATGTCAAACGCAGAGGAGAAGCTGTCCTGAGGCGTCTGCACAGGATGAATGAGCTCAGAGATGAACTGGAGGCCCGGCGCGGCAGCGCCGACCCCACGGCCCGGATTGCTCGGACACAGTACCACTGTCTCAGCAGTGCTCTGCAGGAGGTGATGTTCAGCTACAACGACACAGAGATGAGTCACAGGGAGGCCTGCAAACGGCAGATCCAGAGACACATGGAAGTGGTGGGCAGGGAGGTCAGcgagcaggagctggaggagatcatggagggCGAggagttgtgtgtgttcagtgtccAGCTGGAGGGGAAGACGGCTCGCTCCGCCCTGATGCAGATCGAGAACCGAcagaaggagctgcaggagctggagaagaggaTCCAGGGGATCCAGGAACTGTTCCTGGATGTGGCGGTGCTGATAGAGGAGCAGGGCGCCGAGGTCcaaaacatccagaaaaacgTCCAAAACACCGAAGTGATCGTTCAGGACGGCGTGGCCAAGCTGGAGAGAGCCACCCAGTCCGACAGGAACAACCCCTTCAAGAAGATGTTCTGTGGCTGCTTCCCATGCTACTACAGCTAG
- the shprh gene encoding E3 ubiquitin-protein ligase SHPRH: MSSRRKRAPPVRVDEEAKKKLDWNMLEDRQNDLVHEDDEIPTCSILTVDPTPSSTCLSPAEEVTETTCTRSVRFSEELPGTSSDITCASTSLALTVLPTLKLSHTWKALIGEFSVRPTWLPFDYEQKAFMLHRTGNQLCLSYSSCDESLGPQWKPDGDTCTAVCSLSKVPLEDLDWLQKRRVVQLCHQPKEESVKVEIYLLETGLGKPEFLSEGNARLKKANQLLQKLMEYFYDFIIPEVVENEEDECDTDLERQNVEELYDYVRHLHQNESQELTYDVQHKALIPVLRPYQSQAVNWMLRREKYRSTAVKEQSLHFLWRELVTLCGKKLFYNPFTGCLIREFPLAGIEWPGGILADEMGLGKTVEVLALILYHTRQDLEQEALTLPVGKSVNFFVPPPPLERKKVVHCKPEVQPKMKISYPTVRVMLLTAIKEMRSGKGASVNAVFAYIRATYGYDLLKNRNHIRKTLTKLIDEGMVERVKGRGLAGSFKLGKKYKDTKKTLAGASKPNFKITAHTPRKMFQRRAKEKAEVALLNALSEYQRELSSECPTAADTKECDESLNDEADQSDDMLETSTAPLQTSRDKSEFDTQGECRMNDLPEETSQLESHEETETPTRASVVPFNTPDYRFECICGELGIVDYKARVQCMNCQLWQHADCVNYKEESLETTPFYCPHCLVAMKPVSTGATLIISPSSICHQWVEEINRHIRSSSLRVLVYQGVKKHGFIQPHMLAEQDVVITTYDVLRSELNYVDIPHSNSKDGRRFRNQKRYMAVPSPLVAVEWWRICLDEAQMVECPTAKAAEMALRLASVNRWCVSGTPVQRGLEDLYGLMLFLGADPYWVKHWWDQLLYRPYRRGNTEPLYNVIAQILWRSAKKDVIDQIQIPPQTEEVHWLHFSPVEGHFYHRQHEVCSQDALVKLRKISDWSLKLGSLDRRTVNTILYPLLRLRQACCHPQAVRGEFLPLQKSTMTMEELLKSLQKKCRVECEEAHRQLVCALNGLAGIHIIRNEFVEAVEMYREVLRSSAEHKDRLKTDSLQRLHATHNLMELLSAKHPGIPPTLRDDRLSEEAEQLRQHYMTKYDSEVADAHQGLQPVLQNIKELRRKVNLNSPWWLDVIQKSIRCSNDDDLVSRIKNELTSSYKQQANKLSMADKFRDACGLQFLLTTQMQDLVKSQKTVQDAVKSLEGPASKEVIEEATICHLRPMRLPLNNCVFCKADELFTDYESKLFSHTVKGQTAIFEEMIEDEDGLVDDRLPTTSRGLWAASETERTLKAILSFAKLKRMDPDLVEEGNTFMELFENWKKEYKVLHEYWMVLRNHVSAIDELGMATERLRVRLPDEPKPKLLHIIEPHEVEQNRVKLLNDQAVAKSQLQKKLGQFLYLTNLEKSQDKSTGGLNPEPCPICARPLGQEWAVLTCGHCFCNECIAIIVDQYSVGSRRRAIKCAICRQTTSHTEISYVFTTQSSNQDQDIPVKGSHSTKVEAVVRTLKKIQVTDPGAKCLVFSTWQSVLDIIAKALFDNNMEFSQINGIHKFQENLSSFKYEQKINILLLPLHTGSNGLNIIEATHVLLVEPILNPAHELQAIGRVHRIGQTKPTFVHRFLIKSTIEERMQAMLKTAEKSHTSAAMKHSEAAVLTVADLADLFTEDAEPLE, encoded by the exons ATGAGTAGCCGAAGAAAAAGGGCCCCTCCGGTGAGGGTGGACGAAGAAGCCAAGAAGAAGTTGGACTGGAATATGCTGGAGGACCGTCAAAACGACCTGGTCCATGAAGATGACGAGATACCGACCTGCTCCATTCTCACAGTAGACCCTACTCccagcagcacctgtctgtctccagcTGAGGAGGTCACAGAGACGACCTGCACCCGCTCTGTCCGGTTTTCGGAAGAACTTCCTGGCACCTCGTCAGACATCACCTGTGCCTCCACCTCTCTGGCTCTCACCGTGCTGCCCACTTTGAAGCTGAGCCACACCTGGAAGGCCCTTATCGGGGAGTTCAGCGTCCGGCCTACATGGCTCCCATTTGACTATGAACAGAAAGCTTTTATGCTCCACAGGACAGGAAATCAGCTCTGCCTCAGTTACAGCAGCTGTGATGAGAGCTTGGGGCCACAGTGGAAGCCTGATGGGGATACTTGTACGGCTGTGTGCAGCCTGAGTAAGGTCCCACTGGAGGACCTCGACTGGCTGCAAAAGAggagggtggtgcagctctgccaCCAGCCCAAAGAGGAGTCAGTGAAG GTGGAGATTTACCTACTGGAAACTGGACTTGGGAAGCCAGAGTTCCTCAGCGAGGGAAATGCTCGTCTGAAGAAAGCaaatcagctgctgcaaaagTTAATGGAGTATTTCTATGATTTTATCATTCCTg AGGTTGTAGAGAATGAGGAAGACGAGTGTGACACGGACCTGGAGAGGCAAAATGTCGAGGAGCTCTACGATTACGTCAGGCATCTACATCAAAACGAGAGCCAGGAGCTGACATATGATGTTCAGCACAAGGCTCTTATTCCTGTACTCAGGCCATATCAGAGCCAGGCAGTCAACTGGATGCTGAGGAGAGAGAAATACAGAAGCACAGCAGTGAAAG AACAATCACTGCATTTCCTCTGGCGGGAGCTGGTTACTTTGTGTGGCAAGAAGCTGTTTTACAATCCTTTCACTGGCTG CTTAATTCGAGAGTTTCCACTTGCCGGCATCGAGTGGCCTGGTGGGATCTTGGCTGATGAGATGGGACTCGGTAAGACAGTGGAAGTTCTGGCTCTCATCCTGTATCATACCCGGCAAGACCTGGAGCAGGAGGCCCTCACACTGCCTGTG GGAAAATCTGTGAATTTctttgttcctcctcctccactggaAAGAAAGAAGGTTGTCCACTGCAAGCCTGAAGTTCAGCCTAAGATGAAAATATCCTACCCAA CTGTGCGTGTGATGCTACTCACTGCAATAAAGGAGATGCGATCTGGCAAAGGAGCCTCAGTCAATGCTGTCTTTGCCTACATCAGAGCCACGTACGGCTATGACCTCCTAAAGAACCGCAATCACATCAGGAAGACGCTGACGAAGCTCATAGATGAAGGCATGGTGGAGCGGGTCAAAGGTCGAGGCTTGGCTGGGTCCTTCAAGCTGGGAAAGaaatacaaagacacaaagaagacATTAGCAGGAGCCTCCAAGCCT AATTTCAAAATCACAGCGCACACACCCAGGAAAATGTTTCAAAGACGAGCGAAGGAGAAGGCAGAAGTAGCTCTGCTAAATGCTCTCTCTGAGTATCAAAGAGAGCTGAGCTCAGAATGTCCTACAGCCGCTGACACAAAGGAGTGTGATGAAAGCCTGAATGATGAAGCAGATCAGTCGGATGACATGCTGGAAACTTCCACAGCACCCTTACAGACGTCTCGGGATAAAAGTGAATTTGACACACAGGGcgagtgcagaatgaatgatcTGCCTGAAGAAACTTCACAGCTAGAATCACATGAGGAGACTGAAACCCCCACCAGAGCGTCAGTTGTCCCTTTTAACACCCCCGACTATCGCTTTGAGTGCATCTGTGGTGAACTGGGCATCGTTGACTACAAGGCTCGGGTCCAGTGTATGAACTGTCAACTATGGCAGCACGCAGACTGTGTGAACTATAAAGAGGAAAGCCTTGAAACTACACCCTTCTATTGTCCCCACTGTCTGGTAGCCATGAAACCGGTGTCCACCGGGGCCACCCTTATCATCTCCCCAAGCTCCATCTGCCACCAGTGGGTGGAGGAGATCAACCGGCACATCAGGTCCTCTTCTCTACGGGTGCTA gTTTATCAGGGTGTGAAGAAACATGGCTTCATCCAGCCACACATGCTCGCTGAGCAGGATGTGGTCATCACCACGTATGACGTACTGCGCTCCGAGCTCAACTATGTAGACATCCCTCATAGCAACAGCAAAGACGGGCGCCGCTTCCGCAACCAGAAGCGCTACATGGCCGTGCCAAGCCCCCTGGTGGCCGTGGAGTGGTGGCGCATCTGTCTGGACGAGGCTCAGATGGTTGAATGTCCCACTGCGAAG GCTGCTGAAATGGCTCTGCGCCTTGCATCTGTCAATCGCTGGTGTGTCAGTGGAACTCCTGTTCAGAGGGGCTTAGAAG ATCTATATGGCCTCATGCTTTTTCTTGGAGCTGACCCATACTGGGTGAAACACTGGTGGGACCAGCTGCTTTATCGCCCCTATCGCCGTGGAAACACAGAACCTCTGTATAACGTAATTGCACAGATATTGTGGAGATCGGCCAAAAAAGACGTCATTGATCAG ATTCAAATCCCTCCTCAGACAGAGGAGGTGCACTGGCTGCACTTTTCCCCTGTTGAGGGTCATTTCTACCACCGTCAGCATGAGGTCTGCTCTCAGGACGCTTTGGTCAAACTCAGGAAGATCTCTGACTGGAGCCTGAAACTCGGAAGCCTCGACCGCCGCACCGTCAACACCATCCTGTACCCCCTGCTGAGGCTGCGCCAGGCCTGCTGCCATCCACAAGCTGTGCGGGGGGAGTTCCTGCCTCTACAGAAAAG CACCATGACGATGGAGGAGCTCCTGAAGTCCCTGCAGAAGAAATGTCGAGTGGAGTGTGAAGAAGCTCACAGACAATTGGTGTGCGCACTCAATGGCCTGGCCGGAATCCACATCATCAGAA ATGAGTTTGTAGAGGCAGTAGAGATGTATAGAGAAGTGCTTCGTTCATCAGCGGAGCACAAAGACAGACTGAAGACGGATTCACTGCAG AGGCTTCATGCCACACACAACTTGATGGAACTGCTGAGCGCAAAGCATCCTGGGATACCTCCAACCCTGAGAGATGACCGGCTTAGTGAAGAG gctgaGCAGCTGCGACAGCACTACATGACCAAATACGACTCAGAGGTGGCGGATGCCCATCAGGGCCTGCAGCCGGTGCTACAGAACATCAAAGAGCTGAGACGAAAA GTCAACCTGAACTCGCCCTGGTGGCTGGACGTTATTCAGAAATCAATCCGCTGCTCCAATGATGATGACCTGGTGTCCCGCATCAAGAATGAGCTGACATCCAGCTATAAACAACAAGCTAACAAGCTCTCTATGGCAGACAA GTTCCGTGATGCATGTGGTCTGCAGTTTCTTCTCACCACACAAATGCAAGATCTTGTGAAATCTCAAAAGACAGTGCAGGATGCGGTGAAGAGTCTGGAAGGTCCAGCTTCAAAAGAGGTTATTGAAGAGGCCACCATTTGTCACCTCAGGCCGATGCGACTCCCACTCAACAA ctgtgttttttgcAAAGCAGATGAACTCTTCACGGATTATGAGTCCAAGCTGTTTTCTCACAC GGTGAAGGGTCAGACAGCCATCTTTGAGGAAATGATTGAGGATGAGGACGGGCTGGTGGATGACCGTCTTCCCACCACCAGCAGAGGACTGTGGGCTGCCAGCGAGACTGAACGCACTCTGAAGGCCATCTTGTCTTTTGCTAAATTAAAACGCATGGACCCGGACCTGGTGGAGGAGGGGAACACTTTTATGGAGCTCTTTGAGAACTGGAAGAAGGAGTACAAG GTGCTGCACGAGTACTGGATGGTGCTGCGCAACCATGTGTCGGCCATTGATGAGCTGGGTATGGCAACAGAGAGGCTCCGTGTGCGTCTGCCTGATGAGCCAAAGCCCAAGCTGCTGCACATCATAGAGCCACATGAG GTGGAGCAGAACAGAGTGAAGCTCCTGAACGATCAGGCTGTGGCAAAGTCGCAGCTCCAAAAGAAACTGGGCCAGTTTCTCTATCTTACAAATCTAGAAAAG TCTCAGGACAAGTCTACTGGAGGGCTGAACCCAGAGCCATGTCCCATCTGTGCTCGGCCCCTGGGACAGGAG TGGGCAGTGCTGACTTGTGGCCACTGCTTCTGTAATGAGTGCATTGCTATCATTGTGGACCAGTACAGTGTGGGCTCCAGGCGCCGTGCCATCAAATGTGCCATTTGTAGACAGACTACATCCCACACTGAAATCTCCTACGTGTTCACCACCCAGTCGTCGAATCAGGACCAAGACATACCTGTCAAG GGAAGCCACTCTACTAAAGTGGAGGCAGTTGTGAGAACCCTTAAGAAAATTCAAGTGACTGACCCCGGTGCCAAGTGTCTCGTCTTCTCCACG TGGCAGAGCGTGCTGGACATTATCGCAAAGGCATTGTTTGATAATAACATGGAGTTCTCGCAAATCAACGGAATCCACAAGTTCCAG GAAAATCTGAGTTCCTTCAAATATGAACAGAAGATCAacattctcctcctccctctccacacGGGCTCCAATGGACTGAACATCATCGAAGCAACTCACGTGTTGCTGGTTGAGCCAATTCTCAACCCAGCTCACGAACTCCAGGCGATAGGCAGGGTGCACCGGATCGGCCAAACCAA ACCAACATTTGTTCACAGATTCCTCATTAAATCCACAATCGAAGAACGAATGCAAGCAATGctgaagacagcagagaaaag TCACACCAGCGCGGCCATGAAGCACTCAGAGGCCGCTGTGCTGACGGTAGCCGACCTGGCCGACCTGTTTACTGAAGACGCCGAACCTCTGGAGTGA
- the LOC114427109 gene encoding alpha-tectorin: MAPVGLVFAGLLFTMRMVTSTVYLEPEEEELNETVICTNDHMEVVIPSAFFLKKEPPVYVWDLHLNDPECRGVEVGDDYIFSIKTNLSDCGTIMTSDDTHIMFINTIHNNYSDIITRNYINITFVCRYPINYMVQQPNGENMIRVDVRTITLNTEDGNFSVSMLLYKDEAFQDRWTTVPSLTLDDDIFVKVFMIPAHLMLRMERCWATPTSDPYSNIQYTFIRDSCPVLSNEQTLSVMKNGQGPEAMFRIQMFKFVGSSYTNVFLHCNVQICHSGPGLCQPNCSSEDALMRMRRDIPLSHTVSYGPIRRQFSDSEKPNLNAGRLPTVETFVLGGLLVVLLLITGVFGRLWFRSRRFYPAREAQLTLSNIHHISEVAS; this comes from the exons ATGGCACCTGTTGGTTTGGTTTTTGCCGGGTTGCTCTTCACCATGAGGATGGTCACCTCGACTGTGTATCTGGAGCCTGAAGAGGAGG AACTCAATGAAACTGTAATTTGCACCAACGATCACATGGAGGTTGTTATTCCGAGTGCTTTTTTCCTCAAGAAAGAGCCTCCAGTTTAT GTTTGGgatttgcatttaaatgatccaGAGTGCCGTGGCGTTGAGGTCGGCGACGACTACATTTTCAGCATAAAGACAAACCTCTCGGACTGTGGAACCATCATG ACctctgatgacacacacatcatgttcaTAAACACCATACACAACAACTATTCCGACATCATCACGAGAAACTACATCAACATAACATTCGTGTGCCGCTACCCCATCAACTACATGGTCCAACAACCCAACGGAGAGAACATGATCAGAGTGGACGTCAG AaccatcactctgaacacagagGACGGGAACTTCTCAGTGTCAATGCTGCTGTACAAAGATGAAGCCTTCCAGGACAGGTGGACAACTGTGCCCTCTCTGACCCTGGATGACGACATCTTTGTTAAAGTGTTCATG ATACCGGCTCACCTGATGCTGCGTATGGAGAGATGCTGGGCAACTCCGACCAGCGATCCCTACAGTAACATTCAGTACACCTTCATCAGAGACAG CTGTCCGGTGCTGTCAAACGAACAAACCCTGAGCGTGATGAAGAACGGGCAAGGTCCAGAGGCCATGTTCCGGATACAAATGTTCAAGTTTGTCGGCAGCTCTTACACCAACGTCTTCCTTCACTGCAACGTCCAGATCTGCCACAGTGGCCCAGGACTGTGCCAGCCT AACTGCTCCAGTGAAGATGCATTAATGAGAATGCGGAGAGACATCCCACTGTCCCACACTGTGTCTTATGGACCAATCAGACGACAATTTAGCGACAGTGAAAAGCCCAATCTAA ATGCAGGCAGACTCCCAACTGTCGAGACGTTTGTCCTCGGAGGGCTGCTGGTCGTCCTGCTGCTGATCACAGGTGTGTTTGGGAGGCTGTGGTTTCGCTCCAGACGTTTTTACCCAGCACGGGAGGCGCAGCTCACCCTGTCCAACATTCACCACATCTCAGAGGTGGCCTCGTGA